From the Puniceicoccus vermicola genome, one window contains:
- a CDS encoding PIG-L deacetylase family protein, whose amino-acid sequence MNSSPPLPTVLAAVAHPDDIEFCFAGTLAHLKEVGCSVHMWNLANGCCGDAVRGREETANIRWKESRASAAVLGAYAHKPVFDDLAVFYDRRSLS is encoded by the coding sequence ATGAATTCTTCCCCCCCCCTCCCAACGGTTCTCGCCGCTGTAGCGCATCCGGATGACATTGAGTTCTGCTTTGCAGGCACTCTTGCTCATTTGAAAGAGGTAGGTTGTTCCGTGCATATGTGGAATCTGGCGAATGGCTGTTGTGGGGATGCGGTTCGCGGCAGAGAGGAGACCGCCAATATTCGATGGAAAGAGTCCCGAGCGTCCGCCGCGGTATTGGGCGCATACGCGCACAAACCGGTTTTTGATGACCTCGCCGTTTTCTATGATCGCCGCTCGCTCTCCAT